The Eleginops maclovinus isolate JMC-PN-2008 ecotype Puerto Natales chromosome 24, JC_Emac_rtc_rv5, whole genome shotgun sequence genome contains a region encoding:
- the LOC134860863 gene encoding gamma-crystallin M3-like — MGSMMGMMGMAMMDTIRSCRTIPTHREAFRMRIYERENYGGQMHELMDDIESLQDRFLMSDCQSCQVMDGHWLMFEQPNFRGKMMYVRPGEYRNLRDSAASNMSRISSIKRIMDMC; from the exons ATGGGGAGCATGATGGGCATGATGGGCATGGCTATGATGGATACCATCCGCTCCTGTCGCACGATCCCCACG CACAGGGAAGCCTTCAGGATGAGGATCTACGAAAGGGAGAACTACGGAGGCCAGATGCACGAGCTGATGGACGACATCGAGTCCTTGCAGGATCGTTTCCTGATGTCCGACTGCCAGTCCTGCCAGGTGATGGACGGCCACTGGCTGATGTTCGAGCAGCCCAACTTCAGAGGCAAGATGATGTACGTGAGGCCCGGAGAGTACAGGAACCTTCGCGACTCTGCAGCTAGCAACATGTCCAGGATCAGCTCCATCAAGCGCATCATGGACATGTGCTGA
- the LOC134860857 gene encoding gamma-crystallin M2-like, which translates to MTMERTGKIIFYEEKNFKGHHYECSSDCPEVNSHIQRCNSIRVESGAWVLYERPQYLGYQYVLMRGEYPNYQSWNGFNDTMRSCRLIRHPSSIHRIRIYERPDFSGQMIEFSDDMPNLMDRWRYRDIHSAHVQDGIWVFYEHSNYRGRQYLLEKGEYRRPAEWGALHPAVGSIRRVVDSS; encoded by the exons ATGACCATGGAGCGCACAGGGAAG ATCATCTTCTACGAGGAGAAGAACTTTAAGGGCCATCACTATGAGTGCAGCAGCGACTGTCCCGAGGTCAACTCTCACATCCAGCGATGCAACTCCATCCGGGTGGAGAGTGGGGCCTGGGTCCTCTACGAGAGACCCCAGTACCTGGGCTACCAGTACGTCCTCATGAGGGGGGAGTACCCCAACTACCAGAGCTGGAACGGCTTCAACGACACCATGCGCTCCTGTCGCCTCATCAGACAT CCTTCCAGTATCCACAGGATCCGCATCTACGAGCGTCCGGACTTCAGCGGCCAGATGATCGAGTTCAGTGACGACATGCCCAACCTGATGGACCGCTGGCGCTACCGGGACATCCACTCGGCCCACGTCCAGGACGGCATCTGGGTCTTCTACGAGCACTCCAACTACAGGGGGCGCCAGTACCTGCTGGAGAAGGGCGAGTACCGGCGGCCCGCAGAGTGGGGGGCCCTTCATCCTGCCGTGGGCTCCATCAGACGGGTTGTGGACTCATCTTAA
- the LOC134860856 gene encoding gamma-crystallin M3-like — protein sequence MAMGRIIFYEEKNFQGRSYETSNDCPELTSYLSRCNSCRVESGLFMVYEKPNFMGHQMLVRRGEYPDNQRLMGMSMSDCIRSSRMIPMHRGPFRMRIYEKENFGGQMHELMDDCDNMQDRFRMSDCQSCNVTDGHWLMFEQPNYRGKMMYLRPGEYRNLRDMGTGNMTRFSSIRRIMDSC from the exons ATGGCCATGGGCAGG ATCATATTCTACGAGGAGAAGAACTTCCAGGGTCGCTCCTATGAGACCAGCAACGACTGCCCCGAGCTCACCTCCTACCTGAGCAGGTGCAACTCCTGCAGGGTGGAGAGCGGCCTCTTCATGGTCTACGAGAAGCCCAACTTCATGGGCCACCAGATGCTGGTGAGGAGGGGCGAGTACCCGGACAACCAGCGCCTGATGGGCATGAGTATGAGCGACTGCATCAGGTCCAGCCGCATGATCCCCATG CACAGGGGACCCTTCAGGATGAGGATCTACGAGAAGGAGAACTTCGGAGGCCAGATGCACGAGCTGATGGACGACTGTGACAACATGCAGGATCGTTTCCGCATGTCCGACTGCCAGTCCTGCAATGTGACGGATGGCCACTGGCTGATGTTCGAGCAGCCCAACTACAGAGGCAAGATGATGTACCTGAGGCCCGGAGAGTACAGGAACCTCCGTGACATGGGCACGGGCAACATGACAAGGTTCAGCTCCATCAGGCGCATCATGGACTCCTGTTAA